From Alosa sapidissima isolate fAloSap1 chromosome 7, fAloSap1.pri, whole genome shotgun sequence, the proteins below share one genomic window:
- the tnnt2a gene encoding troponin T type 2a (cardiac) isoform X2 codes for MNEEVTEEADEEPEDGGEEAKPKFKPFMLPNLVPPKIPDGEKVDFDDIHRKRMEKDLIELQSLIEAHFENRKKEEEELINLTDRIEKRRSERAEQHRIRSEREKERQKRVEEERARKEEEEAKKRADEDAKKKKTLTSLHFGGYMQRTVRVGKKQTEREKKKKILSDRRKPLDIDSLNENSLREKAKELWSWMYELEAEKFELQYEFTKQRYEINVLRNRVSDHQKTSKRTKRGLRK; via the exons ACGAGGAAGTGACTGAAG AGGCAGATGAGGAGCCAGAGGATGGAGGAG AGGAGGCAAAACCCAAATTCAA GCCTTTCATGTTGCCCAACCTGGTGCCTCCCAAGATTCCAGATGGAGAAAAAGTTGACTTTGAT GATATCCACCGTAAGCGCATGGAGAAGGACCTGATTGAGCTGCAGTCGCTGATTGAGGCTCACTTTGAGAACCGcaaaaaagaagaggaggagctgATCAACCTCACGGACAGGATT GAGAAGCGTCGTTCTGAGCGGGCAGAGCAGCATCGGATTCGCAGCGAGCGTGAGAAAGAACGGCAGAAGCGTGTTGAG GAGGAGCGGGCacgaaaagaggaggaggaggcaaagAAGAGAGCAGATGAAGATGCCAAAAAGAAAAAGACTCTCACCAGCTTACATTTTGGCGGTTACATGCAGAGA ACAGTACGAGTTGGAAAGAAACAGACTGAGcgggaaaagaagaagaagatccTCAGTGACCGCCGCAAACCTCTGGATATTGACAGTCTGAATGAGAACAGCCTGAG GGAAAAGGCTAAAGAGTTGTGGAGTTGGATGTACGAGTTAGAGGCTGAGAAATTTGAGCTGCAATACGAGTTCACAAAGCAGAGATATGAA ATTAATGTGCTGAGAA